DNA sequence from the Amycolatopsis sp. Hca4 genome:
GGCGGGGCGGGATCATCGCGTTCCACAACGTGCTGGCCGGGGGCCGGGTGATCGACCCGGCGCACCGCGATCCGGAGACGCTGGCGTTGCGCGAGGTGGCGCGGGCGTTCCGGGAGGACGAACGGCTGGTCCCGGCGCTGCTGCCGGTGGGTGGCGGACTGCTGGTCGGCGCGGCTACCTGACCGCCGCCAGCTCGAGTCGCTCCGCCCGGACCCGCGTCCCGGCCACCACCGCCGCCACCGCCAGCAGCAGCCACACCGCCACCACCGCGATCAGCCACGGCCACCCCGCGTGCCCGTACACCCACGCCCCCGCCGCGCCGCCCACGCTGCTGCCCAGGTAGTACGTCGCCGTGTACGTTCCGCCCACCTGGCCCCGGGCCGTCTCCGGGGCGTCCGCCGCGGCCCAGCCGTTCGCCACCGCGTGGGCCGCGAAGAACGCGCCCGTCAGCACCAGGAACCCGGCTATGACCAGCGGCAACGAGTCCGGCAGCGTCAGGGCCGCCCCGGCTGCCGTCAGCAGGAGCGCTCCGATCAACGCCCGGCGGCGGCCCACCCTGGCCACCAGCCTCCCGGCCGCCGCCGAGGACACCGAGCCCGTCGCATACGCCAGGAAGACCAGGGAAGCGACCGCCGGCGACAGCTCCAGCGGGGAACCGGTCAGCCGGAAGCCCGCCGCGTTGTAGAGGGCGACGAACGACCCCATCGCCAGCAACGCCACCGCGTACTGCGCCAGCAGCACCGGCTTGCTCAGCGCCGTCAGCAGCCCCCGCCCGACGCCGTGGACGCGGCCGGGGCGTGGGCTCGGCGGCAGCGTCACCACCGTGATCGCCGAGCAGACCGCCCCCACGCACGCCACCACCAGCAGCGCGCCGCGCCAGCCGAGGGGACCCGCCGTGAAGCCGCTCGCCAGCCTGCCGAGCATGCCGCCGATCGTGTTGCCCGCGATCATCGCCCCCACCGCCGCCGCGACGCCCGCGCGGCCGAGGCGTTCCGCCAGGTACGCCGCCGCCACGCCGGGGAACCCCGCGATCGCGACGCCCTGCAGCGCGCGCAGGACCAGCAGCGCCGGGTACGTCGGCATCAGGGGCAGCAGCAGGCCGAACACCACCGACGCGATGACCGACGTCAGGATCACCGGACGGCGGCCGACCACTTCGGACAGCGCCGCGATCGGCA
Encoded proteins:
- a CDS encoding MFS transporter, whose amino-acid sequence is MTSTRRVKTAVAAAGISSFALLYAPQPVLPQLAAQYHLDPGGAALAVSVATGALAIAVLPIAALSEVVGRRPVILTSVIASVVFGLLLPLMPTYPALLVLRALQGVAIAGFPGVAAAYLAERLGRAGVAAAVGAMIAGNTIGGMLGRLASGFTAGPLGWRGALLVVACVGAVCSAITVVTLPPSPRPGRVHGVGRGLLTALSKPVLLAQYAVALLAMGSFVALYNAAGFRLTGSPLELSPAVASLVFLAYATGSVSSAAAGRLVARVGRRRALIGALLLTAAGAALTLPDSLPLVIAGFLVLTGAFFAAHAVANGWAAADAPETARGQVGGTYTATYYLGSSVGGAAGAWVYGHAGWPWLIAVVAVWLLLAVAAVVAGTRVRAERLELAAVR